A region of Flavobacterium indicum GPTSA100-9 = DSM 17447 DNA encodes the following proteins:
- a CDS encoding P-loop ATPase, Sll1717 family: MAKFKLRKSYQVGSPDAETDEYVLNAFIKIDNLDEILDTKNQKSILLGRTGSGKSAIIKYIKNTQENVCVIEPEAMSLRFLSNSTILRYFNSIDVNLNLFYKVLWKHVFIVELLKMYFDENLNSFKQKTFFERIKEKISKDKKNFSRKERAVKYMETWSNDFWQQTELLVKSFEENIQRKFADSVNIDIEAIKLGLSDEKFRNESFVYEAKNKAESIISNSQVIELLDIIDIMKTDLFNNHQKKYYIVIDDLDREWVEDSIRLDLIGAMIDVIKEFRQLLGVKIIISLRENLNEIVFLKHEHKGLQREKLKPLYSNLSWNEKELKNLIDKRLKILSEDQFNVKEAFYEERRGHKKGFDYVLKRTFYRPRDIISFLNHIIENSNNKAYFTNDIISKAEPSYSLDRFQALEDEWNENYGKISYLCNFLKGSHNGFNLKSVSEEKFADIYLEDKYKDFFRGDLKKAVNDWKSDLINFQSFLKKVIFILYRIGIIGVKKGPSFQTAFYYSKEILIEKSDISNNSKFYIHPSLYSYFKVNVIDQLPDDYEQK, encoded by the coding sequence ATGGCAAAATTTAAATTAAGGAAATCTTATCAAGTTGGTTCACCAGATGCTGAAACGGATGAATATGTGTTAAATGCATTTATCAAGATTGATAATCTGGATGAAATTCTAGACACAAAAAATCAAAAATCAATTTTATTAGGGAGAACTGGCTCTGGAAAGAGTGCAATAATAAAATATATTAAGAATACACAAGAAAATGTTTGTGTTATTGAACCTGAAGCTATGTCTTTGAGATTTTTAAGTAATTCAACTATTCTGAGATATTTTAACTCAATTGACGTTAATTTAAATCTTTTTTACAAAGTGCTTTGGAAGCATGTATTTATAGTTGAATTGTTAAAAATGTATTTTGATGAAAATTTAAATTCATTTAAACAGAAAACATTTTTTGAAAGAATAAAAGAGAAAATCTCAAAGGATAAAAAGAATTTTTCCAGAAAAGAGAGGGCTGTAAAGTACATGGAAACATGGTCAAATGATTTTTGGCAACAAACTGAATTATTGGTAAAAAGTTTTGAAGAAAATATTCAAAGAAAATTTGCTGACTCTGTTAATATTGATATTGAAGCAATCAAATTAGGATTGTCAGATGAGAAATTCAGAAATGAATCTTTTGTTTACGAAGCTAAAAATAAAGCAGAATCAATAATATCTAATTCACAAGTTATAGAGTTATTGGATATAATTGACATTATGAAAACTGATTTATTTAATAATCACCAAAAAAAATATTATATAGTTATTGATGATTTGGATAGAGAATGGGTAGAAGATTCTATTAGGCTTGATTTGATAGGAGCTATGATTGATGTTATTAAAGAATTTCGTCAATTATTAGGAGTAAAAATTATTATTTCTTTAAGGGAAAACTTAAATGAGATTGTTTTTCTTAAACATGAACATAAAGGTTTGCAAAGAGAAAAGCTTAAACCATTATATTCAAATTTGTCATGGAATGAGAAAGAATTAAAAAATCTAATAGATAAAAGATTAAAAATTTTATCTGAAGACCAGTTTAATGTTAAGGAAGCATTTTATGAAGAAAGGCGAGGTCATAAAAAAGGGTTTGATTATGTTTTAAAAAGAACATTTTACAGGCCTAGAGATATTATATCATTTTTAAATCATATTATAGAGAATTCAAACAATAAAGCATACTTTACAAATGATATTATTTCTAAAGCAGAACCATCATACTCGTTAGACAGATTTCAGGCTTTAGAAGATGAGTGGAATGAAAATTACGGTAAAATTTCTTACTTATGTAACTTCTTAAAAGGAAGTCATAATGGATTTAATTTAAAATCTGTTAGTGAAGAAAAATTTGCTGACATATATTTAGAAGATAAATATAAAGATTTTTTTAGAGGGGATTTAAAGAAAGCAGTTAATGATTGGAAAAGTGATTTAATTAACTTTCAAAGTTTTCTCAAAAAAGTGATATTTATTTTATACAGAATTGGTATTATTGGTGTTAAAAAAGGACCAAGTTTTCAGACTGCATTTTATTATTCAAAAGAGATTCTAATAGAAAAGTCAGATATATCTAATAACAGTAAATTTTACATACACCCATCTCTTTACTCTTATTTTAAAGTTAATGTAATTGATCAATTACCAGATGATTATGAACAAAAATAA
- a CDS encoding ComEC/Rec2 family competence protein yields MYYYYYNKYYPQDVLVVIEEVNWKENYIIFDFLDSEEFLKFDTFLEIQHLESKTSMVKIVNYSQKRVRENTIYAINKEVFSNLNDSIEIIEDSYLFGYTINLSQNSIPFFLQSVSFNIEEKFNIGAIARGNLSTNFLDIKLKDNIEVNVRDVGQGNWNEIINDKIVKVVYDVGAPMNASKSIVRGYIGNKTIEYSQNKPILVLSHWDKDHYHSLIGMTNLELQCFSSFICPSFLPNITSRILFSRIVSAIGINNVLTIHNLPKLRGIPPILDLISPPNNKLKIFNSTENKDRNKSGIVLAIVTSKSSIIMPADCHYELISNFILPLINHTNLHSLIVPHHGGKAGLYNYNLSPGSNPNLALISVGKNRYGHPMAHYTNSLTLDGFKVISTQDLTNDILIQL; encoded by the coding sequence ATGTATTATTATTACTATAATAAGTATTATCCTCAAGATGTTTTAGTTGTAATTGAGGAAGTTAATTGGAAAGAAAATTACATAATTTTTGATTTTTTAGATTCTGAAGAATTTTTAAAGTTTGATACTTTTTTAGAAATTCAGCATTTAGAATCAAAAACTTCAATGGTAAAAATAGTTAACTACTCACAAAAAAGAGTAAGAGAAAATACTATTTATGCAATAAATAAAGAAGTTTTTTCAAATTTGAATGATAGTATAGAGATTATTGAAGATTCTTATTTATTTGGATATACCATCAATCTGTCTCAAAACAGTATTCCATTTTTTTTACAATCAGTATCTTTTAATATTGAAGAGAAATTTAATATAGGAGCTATAGCAAGAGGAAATCTTTCAACAAATTTTCTGGATATAAAGTTAAAAGACAATATTGAAGTGAATGTTAGAGATGTTGGACAAGGTAACTGGAACGAAATTATTAATGATAAAATAGTTAAAGTTGTATATGATGTTGGAGCTCCTATGAATGCAAGTAAAAGCATAGTCAGAGGTTACATTGGAAATAAAACAATTGAATATTCTCAAAATAAGCCAATTTTAGTTTTATCTCATTGGGATAAAGATCATTATCATTCATTAATTGGTATGACAAATTTAGAACTTCAATGTTTTTCTAGTTTTATATGTCCGTCGTTTCTTCCAAATATTACGAGTAGAATATTATTTTCAAGAATTGTTTCAGCTATTGGTATAAATAATGTACTTACTATCCATAATCTACCGAAACTAAGAGGAATCCCACCAATTTTAGATTTAATTTCACCTCCTAATAATAAATTGAAAATTTTTAATTCGACTGAAAATAAAGATAGAAATAAATCAGGTATTGTACTTGCAATTGTTACTAGTAAATCAAGTATAATTATGCCTGCTGATTGTCATTACGAATTGATTTCAAATTTTATATTGCCGTTAATTAATCATACAAATTTACACAGTTTGATAGTTCCCCATCATGGAGGAAAAGCTGGCTTATATAATTATAATTTATCACCAGGTTCAAATCCTAATCTTGCACTTATTTCTGTTGGTAAAAATAGATATGGACATCCAATGGCACATTATACAAATTCTTTAACTTTAGACGGTTTTAAAGTTATATCAACACAAGATTTAACTAATGATATCTTAATTCAATTATAA
- a CDS encoding DNA-deoxyinosine glycosylase, with product MKVYSFPPISNKNSKILILGTMPGITSLELNQYYGHPRNAFWKLLFEIFNEPFSTDYEIRKKMVLKNNVAIWDVLQACVREGSLDSAIEQEIPNDFTNFLNEHPNIDTIVFNGQKAAKFFQKYVKVSKTIQYVNLPSTSPANAGISFDKKLEEWRKFFN from the coding sequence ATGAAAGTTTATTCATTTCCACCAATATCTAATAAAAATTCTAAAATTTTAATTTTAGGAACAATGCCAGGTATTACTTCTTTAGAATTGAATCAGTATTACGGTCATCCAAGAAATGCATTTTGGAAATTATTGTTTGAAATTTTTAATGAACCATTTTCTACAGATTATGAAATCAGAAAAAAAATGGTTCTAAAAAATAATGTTGCTATATGGGATGTTTTACAAGCTTGTGTAAGAGAAGGAAGTTTGGATAGTGCCATAGAACAAGAAATTCCTAATGATTTTACTAATTTTTTAAATGAACATCCAAATATTGATACAATTGTATTTAATGGACAGAAAGCAGCAAAGTTTTTTCAGAAATATGTTAAGGTTTCAAAAACTATTCAATATGTAAATTTACCTTCAACAAGTCCTGCAAATGCTGGAATTTCGTTTGATAAGAAGTTGGAGGAGTGGAGGAAGTTTTTTAATTAA
- a CDS encoding type II toxin-antitoxin system HipA family toxin, translating to MALNKTDIYVYAHWLGMQEPKLIGILSAQQAKGKKAFSFQYDAQWLKTGQKFLLDPDISLFSGSQYPNQKENFGIFLDSMPDTWGRTLMKRKAVQAAKENNTKAPTLYDIDFLLGVYDESRMGALRFKIDPEGDFLDNDKITSTPPWSSIRELQNAAENIEDDKDNDEVKKWLSILIAPGSSLGGARPKANILDTDKSLWIAKFPSKSDTIDKAAWEYLAYELAIKVGIKMAPCRIEKIMGNYHTFFTKRFDRENGERIHFASAMTMTGNNEETIKNQHPSYLEIAEFISNHGVNIDENLHQLWRRIVFNISISNTDDHLRNHGFILTNEGWILAPAYDLNPSIDKDGLSLNIDMDNNELDFELAKSVGEYFRLNEIQMNAIIDEVTSEVSKWKDIANKIGISRSEQQLMQKAFNF from the coding sequence ATGGCACTTAATAAAACGGATATTTATGTGTATGCTCATTGGTTAGGAATGCAAGAGCCAAAATTAATTGGCATATTGTCAGCGCAACAAGCTAAAGGTAAAAAAGCATTTAGTTTTCAATATGATGCGCAATGGCTTAAAACAGGACAAAAGTTTTTGCTTGACCCAGATATTAGTTTGTTTTCAGGTTCTCAATATCCAAATCAAAAAGAAAACTTTGGAATTTTTCTAGATAGTATGCCTGATACATGGGGAAGAACTTTAATGAAACGAAAAGCAGTACAAGCGGCTAAAGAGAACAACACTAAAGCACCAACACTTTACGATATCGATTTTCTTTTAGGAGTTTATGATGAGAGTAGGATGGGAGCATTGCGTTTTAAAATAGACCCCGAAGGTGATTTTCTAGATAATGATAAAATTACTTCAACACCACCTTGGTCCTCAATTAGAGAGCTTCAAAATGCTGCAGAAAATATTGAAGACGATAAAGATAATGATGAGGTTAAAAAATGGTTGTCAATTTTAATAGCACCAGGTTCTTCACTAGGTGGAGCTAGGCCCAAAGCCAATATTTTAGATACAGACAAAAGTTTATGGATTGCCAAATTTCCATCAAAATCAGATACAATAGATAAAGCAGCGTGGGAATATTTAGCTTATGAATTGGCTATTAAAGTAGGAATCAAAATGGCGCCATGCAGAATAGAGAAAATCATGGGAAATTATCATACCTTTTTTACGAAGCGTTTTGATAGGGAAAATGGAGAGCGAATCCATTTTGCATCAGCCATGACTATGACTGGAAATAACGAAGAAACAATAAAAAATCAACATCCAAGTTATTTAGAAATAGCTGAATTTATTAGCAATCATGGAGTAAATATTGATGAAAATTTACACCAATTATGGAGAAGAATTGTTTTTAATATTAGTATTTCAAATACTGACGATCATCTTAGAAATCATGGTTTTATTTTAACAAATGAAGGGTGGATTTTAGCTCCAGCGTATGATTTAAATCCATCTATCGACAAAGACGGTTTATCATTAAATATTGACATGGACAATAATGAATTAGATTTTGAATTGGCTAAAAGTGTTGGTGAATACTTCAGATTAAATGAAATACAAATGAACGCCATAATTGATGAGGTTACAAGTGAGGTAAGTAAATGGAAAGATATTGCAAACAAAATCGGAATATCAAGAAGTGAGCAACAATTAATGCAAAAAGCATTTAATTTCTAA
- a CDS encoding class I SAM-dependent DNA methyltransferase — translation MSNTNSTIVSKVWAFCQTLRDDGVGYGDYLEQLTYLLFLKMAHEYSLPPHNRNLNIPTNLNWESLLNKSGEELEVHYTKMLRELGQSKGILGQIFTKSQNKIQDPAKLFKLIKMIDAENWVMMGVKDKGDIYEGLLEKNAEDTKSGAGQYFTPRPLIKAMVTCLNPQPMKTIGDPACGTGGFFLAAYDHLTEQNLDKEQKQFLKYHTFRGNEIVASTRRLALMNLFLHNIGDIDSDNFISPNDSLVADNGDRFDYILANPPFGKKSSMTITNEAGEQEKDDLTYSRQDFWVTTSNKQLNFVQHIRTQLKEDGKAAVVLPDNVLFEGGAGETVRKKLLETTNLHTILRLPTGIFYANGVKANVLFFDGKPASKEVQTKEIWVYDYRTNIHHTLKKNPLKYSDLQEFLDLYLEGNTAKRKETFSETNPEGRWRKFSYDEVIARDKTSLDITWLKDKSLADLDNLPDPDELAEEIVENIEAGLESFRAIIASFKN, via the coding sequence ATGAGCAACACAAATTCCACTATAGTAAGTAAAGTATGGGCCTTTTGTCAAACCTTAAGAGATGATGGTGTAGGTTATGGCGATTACCTGGAGCAGTTAACGTATTTACTGTTTTTAAAAATGGCACACGAGTACAGTTTGCCGCCGCATAACCGTAACTTAAATATTCCAACCAATTTAAACTGGGAAAGTCTTTTAAACAAAAGCGGAGAAGAATTAGAAGTGCATTATACGAAAATGCTACGTGAGTTGGGACAAAGCAAAGGAATTTTAGGTCAAATTTTTACCAAAAGTCAAAACAAAATACAAGACCCTGCCAAGCTTTTCAAACTCATCAAAATGATAGATGCCGAAAACTGGGTCATGATGGGCGTAAAAGACAAAGGTGACATTTATGAAGGCTTATTAGAAAAAAACGCAGAAGATACCAAAAGTGGGGCTGGGCAGTACTTTACCCCTAGACCATTAATTAAAGCGATGGTTACGTGTTTGAATCCGCAACCTATGAAAACCATAGGCGACCCCGCTTGTGGTACAGGAGGTTTCTTTTTAGCAGCTTACGACCATTTAACCGAGCAAAACTTAGATAAAGAACAAAAGCAGTTTTTAAAATACCACACGTTTAGAGGTAATGAAATTGTAGCCAGTACGCGTCGTTTAGCACTAATGAACTTGTTTTTACACAACATTGGCGATATCGATTCGGATAATTTTATTTCCCCAAACGATTCGTTAGTAGCCGATAATGGTGACCGTTTTGATTATATTTTAGCGAATCCGCCTTTTGGTAAAAAGAGTAGCATGACCATTACCAACGAGGCAGGCGAACAAGAGAAAGACGATTTAACCTATAGCCGTCAGGATTTCTGGGTAACTACGAGTAACAAGCAGTTGAACTTTGTACAGCACATTAGAACCCAATTAAAAGAAGACGGTAAAGCGGCAGTAGTACTTCCTGATAACGTTTTGTTTGAAGGAGGTGCAGGAGAAACTGTGCGTAAGAAGTTGTTAGAAACGACTAATCTCCACACGATTTTACGTTTGCCAACGGGTATTTTCTATGCCAATGGCGTAAAAGCGAATGTGTTGTTCTTTGATGGTAAACCAGCGAGTAAGGAAGTACAAACCAAAGAAATTTGGGTGTACGATTACCGTACCAATATTCACCATACGCTTAAGAAAAATCCTTTAAAATATAGTGACTTACAAGAGTTTTTAGACTTGTATTTAGAGGGTAATACGGCTAAGAGAAAAGAAACCTTTTCCGAAACGAATCCGGAAGGTAGATGGCGTAAATTTTCGTATGATGAGGTGATTGCAAGAGACAAAACCAGTTTAGACATCACGTGGTTAAAAGACAAATCCCTAGCTGATTTAGATAATCTACCTGACCCTGATGAGTTAGCAGAAGAAATTGTAGAAAATATTGAAGCCGGTTTAGAGAGTTTTAGAGCAATTATTGCGAGTTTTAAGAATTAA
- a CDS encoding helix-turn-helix domain-containing protein gives MNAKKQTIFPKYNLVLEKMGENIKIARKRRKLTTIQVAERADISRSTLYLIESGNPSVAMGAYFNVLRVLGLQDDFLKLAADDELGRRLQDLELLK, from the coding sequence ATGAATGCTAAAAAGCAAACTATTTTTCCTAAGTACAATTTAGTATTGGAAAAAATGGGAGAAAACATAAAAATAGCACGTAAAAGACGTAAATTAACCACGATACAAGTGGCTGAGCGTGCGGATATTTCTCGTTCTACATTGTACCTGATAGAATCGGGAAATCCTAGTGTTGCAATGGGAGCTTACTTTAATGTATTACGAGTATTAGGACTTCAAGATGATTTTTTAAAATTAGCTGCCGACGATGAACTAGGTAGAAGATTACAAGATCTAGAACTTTTAAAGTAG
- a CDS encoding restriction endonuclease subunit S, translated as MNKNKTWQTKKLGEVCSIQTGKYDANHSKPNGKYRFYTCAFDYLYCDTNRFKGECIILPGNGANVGEVFYYNGEFDAYQRTYVLNEIKTNAKYLFYHLYGNWKTRNKDKQFGSATNYIRMANFTDYEIPVPPLEIQHAIVSKIEELFSELDQGLADLKTAQAQLKVYRQSVLNLLATNENLTPIEKIISKLDQGWSPKCENNASVDKTQWAVIKTSAVQKGYFVEIENKILPNNLIPKEQHEIEVGDILITRAGPRVRVGICCMVKHTRPKLINCDKVYRIKVNKELILPEYFEYIINTPKYQDIIEKMKSGISDSGLNLTQKVFVNITIPLPPIEEQHLIVQEIESRLSVADKMEESILESLQKAEALRQSILKKAFSGELI; from the coding sequence ATGAACAAAAATAAAACATGGCAAACAAAAAAACTTGGAGAAGTTTGTTCAATACAAACGGGTAAATATGATGCAAATCATTCAAAGCCAAATGGTAAATATAGGTTTTATACATGTGCTTTTGATTATTTATACTGTGATACAAACAGGTTCAAGGGAGAATGTATAATATTACCAGGGAATGGGGCGAATGTTGGTGAAGTTTTTTATTACAATGGTGAATTTGACGCATATCAAAGAACTTATGTTTTAAATGAAATTAAAACAAATGCCAAATATTTATTTTATCATTTATATGGTAATTGGAAAACAAGAAATAAAGACAAACAATTTGGCTCGGCTACGAATTATATTCGTATGGCAAATTTCACTGATTATGAAATACCCGTTCCCCCACTAGAAATCCAACACGCCATCGTTTCCAAAATAGAAGAACTTTTTAGCGAGTTAGACCAAGGTTTAGCCGATTTAAAAACCGCACAAGCGCAACTAAAAGTGTACCGCCAAAGTGTGTTAAATTTATTGGCAACAAATGAAAATCTAACACCAATTGAAAAAATAATTAGCAAATTAGACCAAGGCTGGAGTCCCAAATGTGAAAATAATGCATCTGTAGATAAAACTCAATGGGCTGTAATAAAAACAAGTGCTGTTCAAAAAGGATATTTTGTTGAAATTGAAAATAAAATATTACCAAATAATTTAATTCCAAAAGAGCAACATGAAATTGAAGTAGGAGACATTTTAATTACTCGTGCAGGTCCAAGAGTTAGAGTTGGTATTTGTTGTATGGTTAAACATACAAGACCAAAATTGATTAATTGTGATAAGGTCTATAGAATTAAAGTTAATAAGGAACTTATTCTACCTGAATATTTTGAATATATAATCAATACGCCAAAATATCAGGATATAATAGAAAAAATGAAATCAGGGATTAGTGATAGTGGTTTAAATTTAACACAAAAAGTTTTTGTTAATATTACAATACCACTACCACCAATCGAAGAACAGCACCTTATCGTTCAAGAAATTGAAAGTCGTTTAAGCGTTGCCGATAAAATGGAGGAAAGTATACTAGAGAGTTTACAAAAAGCAGAAGCTTTAAGGCAAAGTATTTTGAAAAAGGCGTTTAGTGGGGAGTTGATTTAA
- a CDS encoding DUF6161 domain-containing protein yields MTKTEFKKLISNSTNPTWFKEKKIELNSANANEFKISFNDVSSFYDFLFNEVKKWNDFQGEIPTELNDSKAYFERNKKAIENFVISFSDKESNYYDLNWNSVSRNFSLGIPIFNFDTIEVTFLLDLYNKNKTYYHGAYSFITNNLREVNSNKNNFIGATLANDFINKETFLKYSRKESEQKIFGNLKNEFQLAIENATKDVTEHLTNANNDYKEYVKSLDELKNEKDSSFQHWFATSKNAFDNFNTTSAKRIEELKKLYEEELALKAPAQYWEERANEMRIQGQWWLVGLTLSIIIGVICLYNLLNSIGVGEYEKMFKNTGSSIKWSIVFITFITFLAFLIRAFTKLTFSSFHLSRDAQERKQLTYVYLALKENNAVSDIDRNIVLQSIFSRADTGLLKEDSSPTMPNSIIEKVVKPS; encoded by the coding sequence ATGACAAAAACAGAATTTAAAAAACTGATTTCTAATTCTACGAACCCGACTTGGTTTAAAGAAAAAAAAATAGAATTAAATTCAGCAAATGCTAATGAATTTAAAATATCATTTAATGATGTGAGTTCATTCTATGATTTTTTATTTAATGAAGTTAAAAAATGGAATGATTTTCAAGGTGAAATACCAACTGAATTAAATGATTCAAAAGCTTATTTTGAAAGAAATAAAAAGGCAATTGAAAATTTTGTTATTTCTTTTTCAGATAAAGAATCAAATTATTATGATTTAAATTGGAATTCGGTTTCAAGAAATTTTAGTCTAGGCATTCCAATTTTTAATTTTGATACTATTGAAGTTACTTTTTTATTGGATTTGTATAATAAAAATAAAACATACTATCATGGTGCATATAGTTTCATAACTAACAATTTGAGAGAAGTAAATAGTAATAAAAATAATTTTATAGGTGCAACCTTAGCTAATGATTTTATAAATAAAGAAACTTTTTTAAAATATTCTAGAAAAGAAAGTGAACAAAAAATTTTTGGTAATTTAAAAAATGAATTTCAATTAGCAATTGAAAATGCTACTAAAGATGTTACAGAACATCTAACTAATGCCAATAATGATTACAAAGAATATGTAAAATCTTTAGATGAATTAAAAAATGAAAAAGACTCTTCTTTTCAACATTGGTTTGCTACTTCTAAAAATGCCTTTGACAATTTTAATACAACATCAGCAAAAAGGATTGAAGAATTAAAAAAACTATATGAAGAAGAATTAGCCCTTAAAGCTCCTGCACAATATTGGGAAGAACGTGCCAATGAAATGAGAATTCAAGGTCAATGGTGGTTAGTAGGTTTAACTTTATCAATTATTATTGGAGTTATTTGTTTATATAATCTTCTAAATTCAATAGGTGTTGGGGAATATGAAAAAATGTTTAAAAATACAGGTAGTTCCATAAAATGGTCGATTGTTTTCATAACTTTTATAACATTTTTAGCTTTCTTGATTAGAGCATTTACAAAACTTACTTTTAGTTCATTTCACCTGTCAAGAGATGCTCAAGAACGAAAACAATTAACCTATGTGTATTTAGCACTTAAAGAAAATAATGCGGTTTCTGATATCGATAGAAACATAGTTTTACAATCTATTTTTAGCCGTGCTGATACTGGATTACTAAAAGAAGATTCATCGCCAACTATGCCTAATTCAATTATTGAAAAAGTAGTAAAACCAAGTTAA